The Thermoanaerobaculia bacterium genome segment CGTGAGCTGCCGGCGGACGAGCGGCCGCGGGAGCGGCTGCTGGCGCAGGGGGCGCGGGCGTTGGGCGACGCCGAGCTGCTGGCGATCCTGCTGCGCACCGGGCGGCCGGGAGCGTCGGCCCTCGAGGTGGCGCGCGAGATCCTGACGGCGATCGGCGGTCTGCCCGGCCTCGCCGGGACGGGGGCGCAGGGGCTCCTGCGCAAAGGACTCGGCGAGGCCAAGGCGGCAGCACTACTTGCCGCCGCCGAGGTCGGGCGGCGCCTGGCGAGGAACGACGCCGTCGAGCGCGCCGTCCTCGGGGCGCCGGCCGCGGTCGCGAGCTACCTCGCGCTGCGCTACGGGGTGCGTGACCAGGAGGTGATGGGCGCCCTCTACCTCGACACGCGCAATCGCCTCCTCGCCGAGCGCGAGCTCTATCGTGGCACCGTCAACCGCGCGGCGGTCGAGCCGCGGGCGATCCTCAAAGAGGGGTTGCTGCACGGTGCCTGCGGCATGGTCGTCTTCCACACCCATCCCTCCGGCGATCCGAGTCCAAGTCCGGAGGACCTCGCCTTCACCCGGCGTCTCGCCGAAGGCGGCGAGCTCGTCGGTGTGCGGCTGGTCGACCACCTGATCCTGGGCGGCGTCGGGCGCTGGGTTTCCCTGCGTGAGCGCGGCGCATGGTAATTTCGGGCGGTGCGCGGCAAGGACCTCCATCTCGATTGCTTCAGCGGCCTGGCGGGAGACATGTTCCTCGGCGCCTGCCTCGACATGGGGATGCCGTCGAGTGTCGTCGCGGAGGCCGTCGCCAGCCTGAACCTGCACGGCATCTCCATCGAGTCGCGAAAGACCACCCGCGCCGGCTTCGCCGGCACGCGGTTCCGCGTCCTCGACCATGGCAAACCGGTCGAGGGACCCGATCCGGAGGAGCTGGACCCTGAGTCCGCCGTGGAAGGGCGATCGAAGGTACTTTCAGCAGCAAGGCAACAAGAAGCAAAGCTCTCGGTAAATGATGGTGGCAGCCGCAGCGGCGGTGCGGCGGGCGGACACCCTCATCCGCACGATCACCCTCATGCGGAGCCTCATTCGCGTTCGCACGCGCACTCGCGCTCCGACGAAGCGGGCTTCGTGGCAGCCGAGCCTGGCCACGAACGCGACGCGGACCACCCCCTCTACCAGCAAGCTTTTTCTGAGGCCTCGCCTGCTCCTGCGCCCGAGGCTGGATACGGACACCAGCACCACCGTGACCAAGACCAGGACCATGCCCACGGCCGTAACCTGGCGGAGATCCTGGAGCTCATCGATTCGAGCGGGCTCGCGCCGGCGGTGAAGTCGCGCGCCCGCGCGCTCTTTCACCGCTTGGGGGAGGCCGAAGCGAAGGCGCACGGCATGGCGGTCGAGCGCGTGCAGTTTCACGAGGTGGGGGCGGTCGATTCGATCGTCGACCTCGTGGGAGCCGCGGCGGCGGTCGAGTGGCTGGCGCCGCGGCGGATCACCTGCGGCGCGGTGAACCTCGGCGGCGGCACGGTGCGCGGCGCGCACGGCCTCCTGCCGGTGCCGCCGCCGGCGGTCGCCGAGCTCATGCGCGGGCTGCCGGTCTACGGCAGCGACCGTTCGGTGGGCGAGCTCCTGACACCGACCGGAGCGGTGCTGCTCGTCGAGCTGGTGGATGAGTTCGTGGAACTGCCGACGCTGCTCGTCTCCGGCGTGGGGTACGGTCTCGGCCGCAAGGAGACCGCCGGCCGGCCGAACGCCGTGCGGTTGATCTCGGGGAGCTCCTGGCCGGCGACCGCGAGCGACGAAACGAACAGGGAGGTCCTGGTCGTCGAGTGCGAAATCGACGATCTCTCCGGCGAAGGGCTCGGGCATGCCATGACCCGACTGATCGCCGAGGGCGCTCTCGACGTGTACATGACGCCGGTGCAGATGAAGAAGGGCCGGCCAGGAATCCTGTTGACGATGCTCAGCCGGCGTCCGGACCTCGAGCGCCTTTCGGGGATCCTGCTCGCCGAGACCGGCTCCCTCGGTTGTCGATTTCAGGCCACCGGGCGTTTCGAGGCCGAGCGCGAGATCGTCACGCTGACGACCCGC includes the following:
- the radC gene encoding DNA repair protein RadC, whose amino-acid sequence is RELPADERPRERLLAQGARALGDAELLAILLRTGRPGASALEVAREILTAIGGLPGLAGTGAQGLLRKGLGEAKAAALLAAAEVGRRLARNDAVERAVLGAPAAVASYLALRYGVRDQEVMGALYLDTRNRLLAERELYRGTVNRAAVEPRAILKEGLLHGACGMVVFHTHPSGDPSPSPEDLAFTRRLAEGGELVGVRLVDHLILGGVGRWVSLRERGAW
- the larC gene encoding nickel pincer cofactor biosynthesis protein LarC, producing MRGKDLHLDCFSGLAGDMFLGACLDMGMPSSVVAEAVASLNLHGISIESRKTTRAGFAGTRFRVLDHGKPVEGPDPEELDPESAVEGRSKVLSAARQQEAKLSVNDGGSRSGGAAGGHPHPHDHPHAEPHSRSHAHSRSDEAGFVAAEPGHERDADHPLYQQAFSEASPAPAPEAGYGHQHHRDQDQDHAHGRNLAEILELIDSSGLAPAVKSRARALFHRLGEAEAKAHGMAVERVQFHEVGAVDSIVDLVGAAAAVEWLAPRRITCGAVNLGGGTVRGAHGLLPVPPPAVAELMRGLPVYGSDRSVGELLTPTGAVLLVELVDEFVELPTLLVSGVGYGLGRKETAGRPNAVRLISGSSWPATASDETNREVLVVECEIDDLSGEGLGHAMTRLIAEGALDVYMTPVQMKKGRPGILLTMLSRRPDLERLSGILLAETGSLGCRFQATGRFEAEREIVTLTTRFGDVRVKRSRFLGRTISNAPEYEDCRRLAEVAGTTWRAVHEAALVEAAAASFSL